The following coding sequences are from one Planctomycetia bacterium window:
- a CDS encoding HNH endonuclease domain-containing protein — translation MAWFDALGACRRKATIPRGNDVPWLRNYFYSPEESLLQQTDSQGGTVAYRYDAAERIAEAKPAIGMPQLYEYDAAGNLLRQPGLQGVHVLPGNQIARANGATFAYDARGNLVSRQAGNRNVHYRYNELDLLVAVELDGQTWTATYDAFARRRTKTWQGRTTTYYWDDFRLAAEVRHDGSVLLYVYFDQVALVPFMFVEYAALDAEPASGRRYYLFTNQVGAPLRVEDDGGRSVWDARLEPYGAAQVNPRSSIEMPLRFPGALLRPGDRAALQSVPILQSGTGEVLDANRARNKGVLRDDRTGEIPSEPKQSKKGKKPKDNEAQVDHVFPRSKGGPNSFRNAEVRSRKSNIEKSNTVEE, via the coding sequence TTGGCCTGGTTCGATGCGCTCGGCGCTTGTCGGCGCAAAGCGACGATTCCGCGCGGCAACGACGTGCCCTGGCTGCGCAATTATTTCTACTCTCCGGAAGAGAGCCTTCTCCAACAGACTGATTCGCAAGGGGGCACGGTCGCCTACCGTTACGATGCGGCGGAGCGGATCGCCGAGGCCAAGCCTGCGATCGGCATGCCGCAACTCTATGAGTACGACGCGGCGGGAAATCTGCTGCGCCAGCCGGGGCTGCAAGGCGTGCACGTCCTGCCGGGCAATCAGATCGCCCGCGCGAACGGCGCCACGTTCGCCTATGACGCGCGCGGCAACCTGGTCAGTCGCCAGGCCGGCAATCGCAATGTTCATTATCGCTACAACGAATTGGACTTGCTGGTCGCCGTCGAGCTGGACGGCCAAACCTGGACGGCCACGTACGACGCCTTCGCACGGCGCAGGACTAAGACCTGGCAGGGGCGGACGACGACCTACTACTGGGACGATTTTCGCCTGGCCGCCGAGGTGCGTCATGACGGTTCGGTCCTGCTGTACGTCTACTTCGATCAAGTCGCGCTCGTGCCGTTCATGTTCGTCGAGTATGCGGCGCTCGACGCGGAACCGGCGTCCGGGCGGCGCTACTATCTCTTCACGAATCAGGTCGGCGCTCCATTGCGCGTGGAGGACGACGGCGGTCGCTCCGTCTGGGACGCGCGGCTGGAGCCGTACGGCGCGGCGCAGGTCAATCCGCGCAGTTCAATCGAAATGCCGCTCCGCTTCCCGGGGGCACTACTTCGACCCGGAGACAGGGCTGCACTACAATCGGTTCCGATACTACAGTCCGGAACTGGGGAGGTCCTAGATGCAAACAGGGCCAGAAATAAAGGCGTTTTGAGAGATGATCGCACCGGCGAAATCCCTTCGGAACCCAAGCAGTCCAAGAAGGGCAAGAAGCCGAAGGACAACGAAGCCCAAGTCGATCACGTGTTTCCGCGTTCCAAAGGCGGGCCCAATTCGTTCAGGAACGCCGAGGTTCGCTCACGAAAAAGCAACATCGAGAAAAGCAACACGGTCGAGGAGTAG